DNA sequence from the Dreissena polymorpha isolate Duluth1 chromosome 3, UMN_Dpol_1.0, whole genome shotgun sequence genome:
GTTTGCATATACATaccatatttttgtttgtacgTTTTTTATGAACATACCCGATTAgcaaatttgtaaatatattgataatttgTAAATACACTGATATGAATATTATATCATGATATACATTTAAGCACTGATTGTCGCAAAATTGTAAATTTATGTAGATATACCATCATGTTGAACAAGGTCCTTTAAGGTCTATTTcaattgtgtatatatgtatatgtttttgttgaaataaaCGTTCTCTCTATGATATAAATTGGTACCAACTTGCTAATTTTATCGATTATGAAAGCGAGTTTATCATTCATAAGTGACCATTCACAATTCAGTTATCTAAATCTAGAGGTTCCTTCTTTAAGTGTGACACATCGGCACACATTTTACTGCGCCAATTGTCAATGTCATAAACACAAAGAAATTAGAATGTTTACAGTGTTTTGGGTACAACTAAAGAATTCTTACCACCGTTTATCAAATGCTAAGCATAGTACTTTGTTGTCAAATTACAGCCTTGGAATATCTTTTTGTAAAATTAAGTAAAACGCAGTGAAGTAATTTTAGCATCATGCTACCATACTTTTTGGTTATTTATACTCAACACTGGGGTATACACGTGCACTCTATTATTCACAGTTGATGTTATGTACAGGAATGTAGGACGTCCAATGCATTAGTATAATTTCAGcgtgtctctaaattttcaaaCGTGTTTTTTTCGGGTGGGGGGTATTATACGCGAGTATCTAAATTTTCCGCcacgatttttttattattgtaacgTTTCCGAAATTTAGTTTTGATAAAATACGGTAATACACTCAATCGCACTTCTTACGTAACACTTTCCCCCCTTAATTTCTCGAATATTTATCAACGGATTTCGCCCAAAAGTTGAATATtgttacataaattatatatcaATATCTTCTATAAATTTTATTAGAAATGATTAACTTTTCATAAAGTACAAGACGAGTTGCCTATCGATTACAAATATTTAGCCATACAATGGCATAatgtgaaaatattaactttcagTAAAAAGTCAGTTGACAGAAAATCACAATTCTATTTACATGAGTAATGCGTCGATCTTCGTCGTTTGTCAAGATGGACGAAGTCTGACTTTTTGGCAAACATTTTACCCTTGAGACTCAAAGATAATTAAATCTgaattaaagtaaaatgtttAATCACGATAAAACTTATGAGTTTCAGTTGTAATATCTTCTGGTTTAAACAGTATCCAGATTTGTTCAATTATCATTCAGGTTCATACCGTAAGCACTTAGGCTAGATGCCTTTCACATCAATCATTTAAGTCTTTATATAAAAACCACTCTCATTTTATATGAAGAAACAGCATTTTtagttgatttttattttatatattccATAGTAAAATATGCCTAACGATGCAATTTGCCATTGCTAAGATCTGAATGCGCGCCTATGACAACAAGAGATCACCTACTAGCAGATGCGTACGGATTCGAAATAACCACGTGTTCAATCAAGTCACACTAATCTATGAAGACTCGCTTGGCTCACAAACAAAATGAAGCATACACGGCGTTAAAAAAGTTGGTTGTTTCTACTATTTCAACCGATCCTATTTTTTGTGTCAACGATTACGATTAAGTTAAACGACAATAAACTTGACTCTGAAATGGCAAATGcttattattaaacaaaaaaagaacctcgaatttttcatttaaatcacGGTCTTCGAATAGATAACTTTAAAGAAGAACATGGGAATAGCCTGGAAACGAATTTAAAGGCTTCGACAGTTATATTTGTAAATTATGAAGCTTTAAAAAGGACCATAATGGGAGGACACACTTATAATTTATAGCCACAAAACAGTTCCAACATTTGGAATGTATTTGTTCACTTAAcgcatgtatacatgtttataacattGGTGTCGTTTCTTTAAATAAGGCGATAACCACTGTCGGATTTAGCGTACGGTGTTTTACCGTAGATTAACCTAAGCACAGGCGTTAGTTTTTCTGGTATTTAGCAAACTCATAAGCGAATATGTATGGGTTTTTTTCCAACAGTCAAAATATGCTATGGAAAAAAATAAGATTTAGCATTTTACATGATGTGCACATAAGAGTATTTAATATATTGGTTCAATACTCTAATTTTAGTATTTGTTTAAAACCCCGTCAGAACGCTGTGTATAGGGAGCTAAATCAGTTTTTATGCGTTTTGTTTCATATTCAATCAAGTTAGCAATAATATTGTTGTAAACATACCTTGTGTCATATTTGTAGGCATTCGTGCGTTCGAAAACGTTAATGCataaacccatgtatgcctaatggacactcccatccttctgaattggatcaatttatttccaaaataagggatgtcttgtatatttattactatatttagaatattacttacagaaattcctttaagcaaacagcacagaccctgatgagacgccgtatcatgcggcgtctcatctgggtctacactgtttgccaaggccttttttctagacgctatgcataaatggggtAAAAGCAGTTGATGCAACAAACCTTATGATATTTACTGAATATAAACATTGTCAAGCCACAAATTATGTTTCATTTCGTTGATAACATAACTTCAGATTAACTTTCATAATAACCTAAACCCAAAAGCAATACATACTTaacaacataaatacattttattttacataagtAAAATTTATTAGTGTACATGTGTATGTGTACCAGTGTAGacgttttaattttttaattaaagaacaaCGCCTACTTTCTTGTATAAAGAACTTATCtgaaaatgtaaaatgtgtatttgCAATCCATGTAACGCATATCAAATTGCACAACAATAATGacctaaattaaaaataaatacgcCGATAACGATGTGATAAGAACCCCATTGAACAGTTCACTCAGATATCCCATCAACATATTTGGTTATCGTAGTCAAACTACGCCATACCACGTAACATTATGGAGAACAAATTTGGATGTTTATGTATGCTTCTTTTTGTGTGTGAGTATATTTGATTGTTTACTAGTTATTAATCCAGTCTGATGTTTAGCAAAAATTGTTTACCtatgtaaatgtaaaatgttttaaaaccatTTTGTAAACCTTATAAATAAGAAgtgattttaaaaaaataaaatataaatattatgaaacaacTAATATTCCTCAAAAGCCGTTTTGATTAGTGCTTTATGGCTGGAATGCTATACTATAGAGTGCTGtatgaaatgcattttttgactaaaatgtttcgtaaaatatAGTTTGTGTTAACacttaatttcaattaattgttCGTGTATCCAATGAATTTGTACACTCTAGCGGTAGTATGGCAAGATGTCTCAGCAAACAACTCCACCGGCGGTCTACGCTGTTACTCGTGCTTTGCAACCGGCGGCCACAACGAATGTGAAGACTACAACACGTTTAAGAAAGCCATGAGCGGAAAAGGAAACCCGGGTGTTAAAAAGAACTGTACAGAGCCATTTGATAATGTGTGCATCATAGAGACCTTTGCAATACTCGGTAGGGGTATtaccttttttttcaaactgtatGAGAATCATTTGTTTGATTATGGAGGTCCCACATTTAGCTTCAATTGCTTTCCTTTTAAAATAGCACACCTATATTGCTAAATCTTCATAACTTGACCATTAACATTCACGCCTTGATCTATCATCTTCAATATGCCATATGTTGTTATGTTTCCCAATCCTTCCTGCTTTGGATGTTTAAGATAACGTCCAACGAGTTTTAAAAATCCGGCATTACTGCACACAAACCATTCTGATAAGGCTGGATTGAAAACAAATAGAGAGTTTATCACTATTATGTTTAAACGTTGCAATCGGAAGTTTTGCATCGGAAATCCGCGATGTTTTGCAACGCTCGATATCATGTCGACGCACGTTTTACAGTGTGTTCACTAATGTTATACGTGTATTGTCATTAATGAAGCAATTCCTGTTGAATTTAAACGGTAAAGTGGTTATGTTACCGAGGTTATATTAATGGATCCTATTCTATATTATGTTGAGCGTATTAAGCAAATTCTAATGTATATCAAACGTACCATTTTAACGCGTAAAACTGTTGAtcgtatataaacatgtaaacagACATTCTATTTTAGGACAACTACTGGTGATACATATtaagaaatgcaatatgaaaataaagaacACGTAATATTCAAGTCATTAAGCTACACTGATATATAAACCCTGGTCGCTTGAGCTGTTGGTAAGTGTCCGAATTCATTTTGCATGTCATTGTGTTAAATAgtgatttataattatacaagAACATGAAACATTGTCATATGATGGTTAATGTTTGTGCTATGTTATTAAAAAATCACCAATATATACGAAACTAATGATAGAGGCATTTTTAAAAGCAGTTTTATGCCCTAATTTTACATCTGACCTCTACGTTTGACCGTTTTCTCTTCGTTACGGAGACGGATGTTGCACGTTACATATAATGTAATAATGGTTAAACTTTGTGCaattatatatgtgtatgtatatattaacaaatatgGCTACCTACTTGATAAAACACGAATTTAATCTTTTTTTATGGCCAAAGTTGACATTGTCTTCTAACACATTGACACTTTGAAGGTAATAACGGATACGGTTGTTACACGCGGTACATCGCCTTGTGGTGGTAAACATGTGTGCCAAGTTATTTAAGAACCCATGACCTTATGGACTTATTATGAATGAGACATGATTTTTCGAGAGAATCACATTGACCTCAGACGTACAAACGGACATTGCGACTGCTACAAACTGCTTTCTTCAAATGGGCCATAAAACCGTTGGTAATGTTTTGCTTCTACGTGAACAATGTTATTGGAATGTTTGTAGAATATATCAAATGGTGGCGTTACTTGCAGGTGCGACAGTGTCTCATATCAGAGACTGCAGTGACGGTCATCAGTTCTCATTTACATCGTCATTACAAAATAACAGGTATGGACCAAATTTTATAACTGTCTCTCTGTCTTTTTGATtgtctttttgtttattttttgtctatttgtctttttgtctgtctttttgtctgtctgtctgtgtgtctgtctgtccgtccgcctgtctgtctgtgtgccTATCTGTGTACCTGTCTGTGTGCCTGTCTGCATGCCTGTCTGCATGCCTGTCTGCATGCCTgactgtctgtctgcctgtctgtcttgccttgtcttgtctgtctgtctgtctgtctgtctgtctgtctgtctgtctgtctgtctgtctgtctgtctgtctgtctgtctgtctgtctgtctgtctgtctgtctgtctgtctgtctgtctgtctgtctatctgtctgtctgtctgtctgtctgactgtctgtatttatgtatttatgtatttatacctACCCGCCCTCCTGCTCgcccatccgtccgtctgtccgtctggctgtttatatattgatttatatgttaatatatttttacaggAGTGCTTATGATCGCCTTTATCGACTGCAACCCAACAACGAGACGGCTTGTGTGTGGGACGGGCAAAACCAAGTTTGTCTAACAAAGTGTAACACTGACTTTTGTAATGGTCCAGTTCTGGATGAAGTGAACGGCGCTTTTGTTGCCCCGGCGATTACGTTGGGCGCTTTGTTGTCCACGGTTGCCGTTACTCTtatgttaaattaacatttcgtATTTATTTCTAATGTATCATATTTAGACGTACTCAAAAGTTTTGAAATAGGAACAAATTTACAAACCGTCCCTCAGGATATCTGATTATCGAATATACACATATTACGAATATGTCTTAATTCTCTATGATGCATGTGATGAAAGGTTCGTGGTATTCACTCTACATACgatatatattttacacataaaATGGCGcaaacaagatttaaaaaaaacctatGTGCATTATAGAGCttttaagttttgcgtttaacCGCAACGAGTGAGACCATAATGATTTTTAGTCTCATTTGTAATATAACAACATGTGTAAAGatatttacttaaaatatattacaattgaaatttcttttatacctaagcATATATGAAATttttgcagtgaaataacagcagtgaaaataaacaaattgttatttttaccgatgaaaataacacattttagaactcctttttctattttaagattatcatagataattatatatatattttctatgatcacgagctaattaaaatcgacattccaccgaacccaacaaattttctgtttattttatgctttgttaACGTTTAATTACATagtaaaagagtttaaccggagaatttcgctggtataatgacgtcattttgtgttttgaaatgtattgaggcatgTCGCGGCAGAACGGGTAACtcttcagcgaaagggaaacagctgttaattattttcttgaaaaaaagcataaaagaaacatacattttttaatgtcagtgtaagatcgtttgttattttactcatgatcatagaaaaatatattttctacgaTCATtcatgaaataacaaacgatcttacactgacatgaacaaatatccgcTATTAAGACCATATTGTTTGATATTTGGATAACGACATATAAACATTATTAGTGTGATGCCTCGTCTGTTAACATATATTGTATTGTGTCATCCAGTCGTACGTCCTTTTATTTATAGCGCTGTATACCGCAGTATACAGTCTATtttagcttaatgcatgtgcgcaaaataTCGTAACAGATTAGCAAGCGCAGTCCTCAAAGGCTTATCGGGGAAGATATTTTCCGCTTACTTTGGATTtacgtttagaagagacctcctttattATAAAGAGGGGGCATAACTGGGATAGACAATAACAATAAAGTAAAATGATTACACCCCTTTGATGGCTGGTGCATTGTTTCATTTGGTAAATATGTTGTATTGAAAGTTGTACATATCATGATACAACCCCACCCCAACACAAAACGGAAGAAAAATGGTGTTTATTTTTACGCTTTCCCTATtccatcatgaaacttaatatgaaATCTTGACAGAGCACTTCTACACCAGTCAGGTGTTGCAAAGTTCCAATTGGAAAGTGAAAAACACATTTACATACCAAAAACTTGAAATAGCGAAACTATTGATAATGCTGATATTTACTTTCCCCTCCAAGAACTTCCATTTCCACCACACACAACTCCCTACAATTCAGAGTGTCATTGGTGAATACGGCACCACATGGAATTGGCCATGGCAGAGTTACTATAACCGAGGCTGCACGGAAAGTGAAAAAAACAGGTATATACCAAATGCTAACGCGACACTGTTTTCTGTGTTTCCTTGAGCACCATCCGAGGTAGGAAATGTCTGGAAAACAATACATTGAAGGCCAGACAGGTGTTCAACAATATTATTTGAGGTATAAATATATAGATGTTGATGGACCGGCACTTGACATGTACCTAACGTCGGTGGCTCTCGAGTACTGCCTAAACCCTGGAATCACTTCATGGAATACAGTGCAGCAGTAGTCTTGACATACCATTTGGACTATTTAAAAGAGTCACTGAGTCAGAACCCTCACATAAAAATCGCTTGGCTTGCCCCGTCGTAGCAGTGATGAGGTCATTTtatacacaccggtcttactgacctgtgtactaacgcgaaaggaaatGTGGGTAGAACTTcgtttacgagtgaaaagtgcaAGCGAAagaaggtcaggtaatcgtgcatctgataatcgctatcagtcttaacaGAGATTCAATATCACatataaacataatcaaataacatttttttcacaacattccgttttaaacacacaataaaatagatttttctttcattattaacattttattactTCGCAGAACTACTtcggcggaagcataattccccaaaccatgtgatgatgatgacgaatgTGATGCGtattagtatagaggtgacaataacgtcgtgacgtcaccatctatgtatagaatgaggtTTCTCTACCACAAGGTGGCCATCGAGTTGTTTGCCTGTCTGGATGTGCAGTTTTATGCCCGAACCATATAGACAGATACTTACCATTCTTAGAGAATTCTACATGAAATTTCATACAAGCTAAATCATCAGATCAGTGACAACTACACTTCAGTCACAACATCTGAGTATCCTGTAGTGTCTGACATGCTTTTCGGAAGAGTGACTTATACACAGGAGGTCCTGAACTCCGTGCCATATGTGGCTGCTGTATACTTAAATGTGATTAAGAAGCTGATTGCTCTCATGCCGCCCAACCTGAAGACAGAGGAGTGGCTATGGGATTGACGATGAGAGCATCCCAATTAACAATCCTGTCAATTAACAGGCAGCATTATGAAGGAGAGGAAATATGTCAAGGTGGAGTACAGACTGATGAAGCTAGGGACAGTGCACGCAATCAGTCAATCATTTTACAACCAACCTAGGAGGTAAGTCAAAGGTTACAAAGTAGAAACCCAGGCAAAACGAGATGTTGAACTAAACTGCAGTGAACCCATGAAGGCAACATTCCAGAGTGGGACAGAGTAGAAACAGGACTTGGCTCAAAGAAAGGAGAGGTCAAGTTCCTTGGCTCCAAGTACCTCACTTCTGACTAAAGTTGATCCAATGTTCGCAACAATATTGCCTAGTGGAAAAAGGAGATGAAAACAGTACATGTTAGACGTGCTCTTATGGCGCAAAAAGGAGGAGTGCATGAACCGTATTAAAATTTAGAAATATGCAATGAAGTCTTGAAAGGCTAAACAAAATGCGAATTGCTGCTTCAGACTGAAATGTTTAAAAGTTGTTTTCCATGTCATCGTGactcaataaaacatattttactgatttgcatctgaaataaaaataatttccaaAGATTTCCGAATAAGTATTTAAGTAATAGCAGTATGCACGAATAGTGAAAGCAGACCATGTATAGAGggaaaaaatattttgcaaacagtAAGATGTACAATAAATGCCAATATTGGTGTTCATTCCTGTCATTTCTaaggtgtgtgtgtggggggggggggggattttcaAATTACAGAGTTACTTTAAGGTGTTACATTTATTCCATTATAAGTTTTCAATAATTCCTCAATgagtttaaaaacatttaatgcatGAACAGTATACAGGCAAATAGCTTATTAATACTAGGCCGATTTAGCAGAAAACTTTGCTGTTCCGTGTTTCATTTTTCAAGGGGTTGGGGGGGGGAGTATTTTCAAAATACAGAGTTACGTTTGGTGTCAACCTTCTTGCATGAATAGTTTTAATCAAGTCCCATATGGGTGCATTGGAATGTTAAACGTGATGATTATATTCCTTCCCTATGTCTTTAAAcggatatatatgtatataagcgGAATGTGTGGACGCAGATAAGCCTTagcggactgcacattctaaaatgcgatgacactttacgcatatgcgtttagctcagttttctcataacgcgactgAAATGCAAATGTGTCTGAAATGCCAAGCCTTGTGACGTAAATGACATCGAAACAGATACAATGTAACAACGGCCACAGATCAGGTTTGGAAATTTTGTTTGTTTCCTTTGATGAAACGACGTTGCGTTTATGCATGCAATTTCTGTATTCGACAGTACAGTTCATACACCAATCCCATGCAGAAAATCATATTCAATTTAATAAAGATTAATATTTCAAGTGAACTTCATTTATACAACAATAAAGAATCACGTGTACATATGTGTTATCAAATAAATCTTGTATTACATAGCTAAAGAGGGGAAACATAACTATTTCATCCTTTGTATGTAATAGTTCCCGATAAACAATGAGATTCTCCCAAATGTATGAGTCATTCCGCTTTGCTGCAAAAACAcgatt
Encoded proteins:
- the LOC127873264 gene encoding uncharacterized protein LOC127873264, coding for MENKFGCLCMLLFVSVVWQDVSANNSTGGLRCYSCFATGGHNECEDYNTFKKAMSGKGNPGVKKNCTEPFDNVCIIETFAILGATVSHIRDCSDGHQFSFTSSLQNNRSAYDRLYRLQPNNETACVWDGQNQVCLTKCNTDFCNGPVLDEVNGAFVAPAITLGALLSTVAVTLMLN